The sequence AGTTATGAGGATCAAATTGCTTTAGAGCTTGATTTTTTAAAGGATTAAAATGTTGTTTTTAGATGTGCAAGGAACTTTGATTTCAGATTATGATAAAAGTCCTATAAATGGTGCTTTAGAACTCATTAAATCTTTAAATAAAGAAAAAATTCCTTATGTGATTATTACTAATAACACCAAAAGATTAGATTTTTTAAATTATTTGCAAAATTTGGGTTTTGAAATTAATGAAAAGGTTTATATTGATCCTTTTTGTGTTTTAAAAGATTATTTAAAACCTTGTAAAATAGCAGCTTTTGGGGCAAAAGAATTTTTAGATTCACTTCAAGAGTTAGGTTATGAGCTTGATTATAAAAATCCAAAAGCATTTTTGCTAGCAAGTTATGATGATTTTAAATTTCAAGATTTTGCTAATATGATAGAGTATGTTAAAGATGGCGTGCAAGCTATAGCAATGCATGAGGGTAGTATTTATAAGAAAAACTCAAGGCTTTATCCAGGCGTTGGAAGTATCATGTCTATGCTTAAAAATGCATGCGAGTTTGATTATAAAGTGATAGGAAAACCTAGTAAGGCTTTTTATGAAAGTGCTTTAAATTTATTAAAACAGCAAGATTGTAATGTGAATTTTAAAAAAACTTTAATTATTAGTGATGATTTTAAAGGCGATTTGCTTGGTGCTTATGAGCTTGGTATGCAAACAGGCTTAGTTTTAAGTGGTAAAATTTCTAACACTCAAGGTCTTGATACAACTAAACTTAATTTTGTATATGATAGTATTAAGGATTACTACATATCGAGGTTTAAATGAAAGATATAGAAAAATTACGCAATAAAATCGATACTATCGATGATAAAATTTTGGCTTTGCTTAATGAAAGAATGCTTCATGTTAAAGATATAGGAGTTATTAAACAAAATTTAGGTGGAAGTATTTATAGACCTGAGCGTGAAAGAGCTATTATAAATAGACTTAAAAATTATAATCATGGTTTATTAGATCAAAATGCAATCGAAGCAATTTACCAAGAAATTTTTGCTGTATCAAGAAATTTAGAAATGCCTCAAAGCATAGCTTATTTAGGGCCTGAAGGAAGTTATACGCATCAAGTAGCAAGAACGCGTTTTGGTGCTATGAGTTGTTATACTCCACTTGCAAATATAGAAGATGTTTTTAAAGAATTAGCTCACAAAGAAGCAAAATATGGAGTAGTACCTATAGAAAATAATACAGCAGGTGCAGTGGGTGTGACGCTTGATTGTCTTGGAAAATATGAAGATGTAAAGATTTTTGCTGAAA comes from Campylobacter lari and encodes:
- a CDS encoding HAD-IIA family hydrolase, giving the protein MLFLDVQGTLISDYDKSPINGALELIKSLNKEKIPYVIITNNTKRLDFLNYLQNLGFEINEKVYIDPFCVLKDYLKPCKIAAFGAKEFLDSLQELGYELDYKNPKAFLLASYDDFKFQDFANMIEYVKDGVQAIAMHEGSIYKKNSRLYPGVGSIMSMLKNACEFDYKVIGKPSKAFYESALNLLKQQDCNVNFKKTLIISDDFKGDLLGAYELGMQTGLVLSGKISNTQGLDTTKLNFVYDSIKDYYISRFK